The following coding sequences lie in one Heyndrickxia oleronia genomic window:
- the folP gene encoding dihydropteroate synthase — protein MGRVLQCKSYQLDYGNKTLIMGILNATPDSFSDGGKFNHIEKAIQHAKQMVEDGADIIDVGGESTRPGYATVEVEEEISRVVPVIKEISKIVNVPISIDTYKAETARQAILAGAHIINDIWGAKKDPEIADVAANYDVPIILMHNRENIDYQDFIRDVLNDLYESISIAKKAGVKDERIILDPGIGFAKDLKQNIEMMKNLDKLVGLGYPVLLGTSRKSMIGQVMNLPVDERLEATGATVCYGLEKGCQMMRVHDVKEISRMTKMMDVLVGKGELNG, from the coding sequence ATGGGGCGAGTTTTACAATGTAAGTCATACCAATTAGATTATGGAAATAAAACATTAATTATGGGTATTTTGAATGCTACCCCGGATTCATTTTCCGATGGTGGAAAGTTTAATCATATAGAAAAAGCAATACAGCATGCTAAGCAAATGGTTGAAGATGGAGCAGATATCATCGATGTAGGTGGAGAATCAACTAGACCTGGTTATGCTACGGTTGAAGTGGAGGAAGAAATCTCAAGGGTTGTTCCTGTCATAAAAGAAATTTCAAAAATCGTGAATGTACCGATATCCATTGATACCTATAAGGCAGAAACAGCAAGGCAAGCAATCCTTGCAGGTGCACATATCATTAATGATATATGGGGAGCGAAAAAGGATCCTGAAATTGCTGATGTTGCCGCGAATTACGATGTTCCAATTATTCTCATGCATAATAGAGAAAATATAGATTATCAGGACTTTATTAGAGATGTATTAAATGATCTCTATGAAAGTATATCAATTGCCAAAAAAGCTGGTGTAAAGGATGAACGTATTATTCTAGATCCTGGGATAGGGTTTGCCAAGGATTTAAAACAAAATATAGAAATGATGAAAAACCTAGATAAGTTAGTTGGTCTTGGATATCCAGTTTTATTAGGAACATCTAGAAAATCTATGATTGGACAAGTGATGAATTTACCTGTAGATGAAAGGTTGGAAGCGACGGGAGCTACTGTTTGCTATGGTTTGGAGAAGGGGTGCCAAATGATGAGAGTGCATGATGTAAAAGAGATAAGTAGAATGACAAAAATGATGGATGTGCTAGTAGGTAAAGGTGAGCTAAATGGATAA
- the folB gene encoding dihydroneopterin aldolase, whose product MDKIYLNNMEFYGYHGVLPEETRLGQRFRVTLVLELDLQKAGKTDHLNDTVSYAEVYECCKAVVEGKPYQLLEAVAEEISKVILSGFPTVHQVTIQVVKPDPPIPGHYQSVAVEITRGQIND is encoded by the coding sequence ATGGATAAAATTTATTTAAATAATATGGAATTCTATGGTTATCACGGCGTATTACCGGAAGAGACTCGCTTAGGGCAAAGGTTTCGTGTTACCTTAGTGTTAGAATTAGATTTACAAAAAGCGGGGAAAACGGATCATTTAAACGATACAGTTAGCTATGCTGAGGTATATGAATGCTGTAAAGCTGTTGTCGAAGGTAAACCTTATCAATTATTAGAAGCCGTTGCAGAAGAGATTTCTAAGGTCATTTTAAGTGGATTCCCAACCGTTCATCAAGTGACTATTCAAGTGGTCAAACCAGATCCTCCAATTCCTGGACACTACCAATCGGTTGCGGTGGAGATTACAAGAGGACAAATAAATGATTAA
- the folK gene encoding 2-amino-4-hydroxy-6-hydroxymethyldihydropteridine diphosphokinase, translated as MINIAYISLGSNIEDRAQHLQHACSFLNQDIKINVLASSSIYETDPVGYTDQGKFLNIVLKVETDLTAEQLLEKCLNIEQELGRIREFRWGPRTIDLDILLFNNENIETERLIVPHPRMHERAFVLVPLIEIDPTIQLPNATTPLHQILDEIPDKEGVRLWR; from the coding sequence ATGATTAATATTGCATATATCTCGTTAGGATCTAATATTGAAGATAGAGCACAGCATTTGCAGCATGCTTGTAGTTTTCTTAATCAAGATATTAAAATAAATGTACTAGCAAGTTCATCTATTTATGAAACTGATCCGGTAGGATATACAGATCAAGGTAAATTTTTGAATATTGTTCTGAAGGTAGAAACAGATCTTACTGCAGAACAACTGCTTGAAAAGTGCTTAAACATTGAACAGGAATTGGGGAGAATTAGGGAATTTAGATGGGGACCAAGGACGATTGACCTTGACATTTTACTTTTTAATAACGAAAATATTGAAACAGAGAGGTTAATTGTACCTCATCCACGGATGCATGAAAGAGCATTTGTTTTAGTACCGTTAATAGAGATTGATCCAACCATTCAGTTACCAAATGCAACAACCCCGTTGCATCAAATTCTAGACGAAATACCTGATAAAGAAGGAGTTCGCTTATGGAGATAG
- a CDS encoding helix-turn-helix domain-containing protein, whose product MEIDKWGRRIRAFRKLKGYTQESLAKELHISVSILGEIERGSRLPSEEFLESVASLLGITVEDLTPVDK is encoded by the coding sequence ATGGAGATAGATAAATGGGGAAGACGGATTCGAGCTTTTAGAAAATTAAAAGGTTATACTCAAGAAAGTCTTGCGAAGGAATTGCACATATCTGTATCTATTTTAGGAGAAATTGAAAGAGGAAGTCGTTTGCCTTCTGAGGAATTTCTAGAAAGTGTCGCCAGTTTACTTGGAATTACCGTGGAGGATCTAACTCCTGTAGATAAATAA
- the lysS gene encoding lysine--tRNA ligase, whose product MSFEELNDQLQVRREKMNSIRENGMDPFGKRFDRTHNTQQIKEQYEEFTKEDLDEKDVSVTIAGRIMTKRGKGKAGFAHVQDLNGQIQIYVRKDTVGEEQYELFDTVDLGDIVGISGTVFKTKVGELSIKVKEFTLLTKSLRPLPDKFHGLKDIEQRYRQRYLDLIMSEESKRTFITRSLIIQSMRRYLDQHGYLEVETPMMHAIAGGASARPFITHHNALDMPLYMRIAIELHLKRLIVGGLEKVYEIGRVFRNEGVSTRHNPEFTMIELYEAYADYKDIMKLTENLVAHIAKEVLGTTTIQYGDNEVNLEPEWRRLHMVDAVKEYTGVDFWNVTTVEEARQLANEHGIEITKHMQYGHIVNEFFEQKVEERLIQPTFIYGHPVEISPLAKKNDEDPRFTDRFELFIVGREHANAFTELNDPIDQRERFEAQLKEREQGNDEAHQMDDDFIEALEYGMPPTGGLGIGIDRLVMLLTNSASIRDVLLFPTMKHRD is encoded by the coding sequence ATGAGTTTTGAGGAATTGAATGACCAATTACAGGTTAGAAGAGAAAAAATGAATTCTATCCGTGAAAATGGAATGGATCCTTTTGGTAAACGCTTTGATCGGACACATAATACACAGCAGATAAAAGAACAGTATGAAGAATTTACAAAAGAGGACTTAGATGAAAAGGATGTCTCTGTAACGATTGCTGGTCGTATTATGACTAAGAGAGGTAAAGGAAAAGCTGGTTTTGCTCATGTGCAAGATTTAAACGGCCAAATTCAAATATATGTGCGTAAAGATACAGTGGGAGAAGAGCAGTATGAGTTATTCGATACTGTTGATCTTGGTGATATTGTAGGTATATCAGGAACTGTTTTCAAAACAAAAGTTGGAGAACTATCAATTAAGGTAAAAGAATTTACATTATTAACAAAATCACTTCGTCCATTACCTGATAAATTTCATGGTTTAAAGGATATTGAACAACGTTATCGTCAAAGATATCTTGATTTAATTATGAGTGAAGAAAGTAAACGGACTTTTATCACTCGAAGCTTAATTATTCAGTCAATGAGACGTTATTTAGATCAGCATGGGTACCTAGAGGTAGAAACGCCAATGATGCATGCTATAGCGGGTGGAGCGTCAGCAAGACCATTTATTACCCATCATAATGCATTGGACATGCCTTTATATATGCGTATTGCTATTGAATTGCATTTAAAACGTCTAATTGTAGGTGGACTAGAAAAAGTCTATGAAATTGGACGAGTATTCCGTAATGAAGGTGTATCAACAAGGCATAATCCAGAATTCACTATGATTGAATTGTATGAAGCATATGCAGATTATAAGGATATTATGAAATTAACAGAGAATTTAGTAGCACATATTGCTAAAGAAGTTCTTGGGACGACAACAATCCAATATGGAGATAATGAGGTAAATCTTGAACCGGAATGGCGTCGACTTCATATGGTGGATGCAGTAAAAGAATATACAGGTGTAGATTTTTGGAATGTTACTACTGTTGAAGAGGCTCGTCAGTTAGCAAATGAACATGGTATTGAGATAACTAAGCACATGCAATATGGACATATTGTAAATGAGTTCTTTGAACAAAAGGTTGAAGAAAGATTAATTCAGCCAACATTTATTTACGGTCATCCAGTAGAAATATCTCCATTGGCTAAGAAAAATGATGAAGATCCACGCTTTACTGATCGTTTTGAGTTGTTTATTGTCGGTCGTGAGCATGCAAATGCATTTACAGAATTAAATGATCCAATTGATCAACGCGAACGCTTTGAGGCTCAATTAAAGGAACGTGAGCAAGGAAATGATGAAGCTCATCAAATGGATGATGATTTTATTGAAGCACTAGAATATGGAATGCCTCCAACAGGTGGACTAGGAATCGGTATTGATCGACTTGTAATGCTATTAACGAATTCAGCTTCCATTCGCGACGTATTATTATTCCCAACGATGAAGCATCGTGACTAA
- a CDS encoding CtsR family transcriptional regulator has product MMKNISDIIESYLKQVLEMNGSEIVEIKRSEIADKFQCVPSQINYVINTRFTIERGYVVESKRGGGGYIRIIKVKPHDQAQLIDHLLLLIKSRISQSNAEDVIIRLVEEEVISKREAKIMLSVMDRSVLYLDLPERDQLRARMLTAMLMTLKYK; this is encoded by the coding sequence TTGATGAAAAATATATCGGATATTATTGAAAGTTATCTCAAACAGGTTTTGGAAATGAATGGTAGTGAAATTGTGGAAATAAAAAGAAGTGAAATTGCCGATAAATTTCAATGTGTACCTTCCCAGATTAACTACGTAATCAATACCAGATTCACTATAGAAAGAGGATATGTAGTTGAAAGTAAAAGAGGTGGTGGAGGATATATTCGTATTATTAAGGTTAAACCTCACGACCAGGCACAATTAATTGATCATTTATTACTATTAATAAAGTCCAGAATATCACAATCAAATGCTGAGGATGTGATTATTCGTTTAGTTGAAGAAGAAGTTATTTCAAAAAGAGAAGCGAAAATTATGTTAAGCGTAATGGATCGTTCTGTTCTTTATTTGGACCTTCCAGAAAGGGACCAATTAAGAGCTAGAATGCTAACGGCCATGCTAATGACTTTAAAATATAAATAA
- a CDS encoding UvrB/UvrC motif-containing protein yields the protein MICQECNERPATLHFTKIINGEKTEFHYCEKCAQEKGEMFMFEGEPGFSINNIIAGLLNFDPVFQQAKQGTIQKNEILQCPNCKMTFKQFVNIGRFGCSTCYETFNERLHPIIKRLHSGNIEHHGKVPKRIGGAVHIKRQIQQLKLDLQQAINHEEFEKAADIRDQVRALESSLLNDGRETS from the coding sequence ATGATTTGTCAGGAGTGTAATGAAAGACCGGCAACTCTTCATTTTACCAAAATTATTAATGGAGAAAAAACCGAATTCCATTACTGTGAGAAATGTGCACAGGAAAAAGGTGAGATGTTTATGTTTGAGGGGGAACCTGGATTCTCTATTAACAATATAATTGCAGGATTATTAAATTTTGATCCAGTTTTTCAACAAGCAAAACAAGGCACAATTCAAAAAAATGAAATTTTGCAATGTCCGAATTGCAAAATGACATTTAAACAATTTGTTAATATTGGACGCTTTGGTTGTTCCACATGTTATGAAACCTTTAATGAACGATTACATCCGATTATAAAAAGGCTTCATAGTGGAAATATCGAACACCATGGTAAAGTACCGAAAAGAATTGGAGGCGCTGTTCATATAAAGAGGCAAATCCAACAGTTAAAATTAGATTTACAGCAAGCAATAAATCATGAAGAATTCGAAAAGGCTGCTGATATTCGAGATCAAGTTCGAGCCTTAGAGAGTTCACTTCTGAATGATGGGAGGGAAACCTCATGA
- a CDS encoding protein arginine kinase yields MSLEKFISQAVSSWMSKEGPDSDIVLSSRIRLARNFKDYKFPTLFSNEEAREIISKVESVLHTDFHLEGNQVELLKMDQLQALQKKVLVEKHLISPNLADDSSHGAVILSSEEDVSIMINEEDHIRIQCLFPGLQLKEALDKANKIDDLMEEHIDYAYSEKLGYLTSCPTNVGTGLRASVMVHLPGLILTQQMNRIIPAINQLGLVVRGIYGEGSEALGNIFQISNQITLGKSETDIVEDLISVVQQIIAQERSAREALIKTSNIQLEDRVFRSYGVLTNSRIIESKEASQCLSDVRLGIDTGYIKNVSKNILNELMIFTQPGFLQQYAGGPLRPYERDIRRATLIRERLKLEEMNNG; encoded by the coding sequence ATGAGTTTAGAAAAATTCATTAGTCAAGCAGTAAGTTCATGGATGAGTAAAGAGGGACCAGATTCTGATATTGTGCTAAGTTCAAGAATTCGATTAGCTCGAAACTTCAAGGACTATAAATTCCCGACATTGTTTAGTAATGAGGAAGCAAGAGAAATTATATCTAAAGTAGAATCAGTTTTACATACTGATTTCCATCTCGAAGGCAATCAAGTAGAATTACTTAAAATGGATCAGCTACAAGCTTTACAGAAGAAGGTGTTAGTCGAAAAACATCTTATTAGCCCGAATTTAGCAGATGATTCTTCACATGGTGCAGTGATTTTATCAAGTGAAGAGGATGTTAGTATAATGATTAATGAGGAAGACCATATACGGATACAATGCTTATTTCCTGGTCTACAACTAAAAGAAGCTTTAGATAAGGCAAATAAAATTGATGATTTAATGGAAGAACATATTGATTATGCATATAGTGAAAAGCTGGGATATTTGACAAGCTGTCCAACTAATGTCGGCACAGGATTAAGAGCATCAGTTATGGTTCACTTACCTGGACTTATCCTTACTCAACAAATGAATCGTATTATTCCTGCTATTAATCAATTAGGATTAGTGGTTCGTGGAATTTATGGAGAAGGCAGCGAGGCATTGGGTAATATTTTTCAAATTTCTAATCAAATTACATTAGGTAAATCTGAAACAGATATTGTCGAGGATTTAATTAGTGTTGTTCAACAGATCATTGCACAAGAAAGGTCAGCAAGAGAAGCATTGATTAAAACCTCTAACATACAATTAGAAGATAGAGTTTTCAGGTCTTATGGTGTATTGACCAATAGTAGAATAATTGAATCAAAGGAAGCGTCACAATGCTTGTCCGATGTTCGTTTAGGGATTGATACAGGCTATATCAAAAATGTATCTAAAAATATCTTAAATGAATTAATGATCTTTACACAACCAGGTTTTTTACAACAATATGCTGGTGGTCCATTGCGTCCCTATGAAAGAGATATTCGCAGAGCAACACTTATAAGAGAACGTTTAAAACTTGAAGAGATGAATAACGGCTAG